A window from Candidatus Arthromitus sp. SFB-rat-Yit encodes these proteins:
- a CDS encoding DUF871 domain-containing protein translates to MKRLGISIYPEKSSKEEVLEYIDKAAYFGFSRMFSCLLSAVDDKEKIKKDFKDINSFAKSKGFEVIVDVSPSVFSKLGITYNDLRFFTEIQADGFRLDEGFTGNEEALMTFNEHDLKVEINASIDVHTIDIIMDYCPNRYNLYGCHNFYPHVYSGLDFDYFNRCTNRFKKYGLKTAAFVTSQNRNTFGPWPVTQGLVTLEMHRDLSLMTQVKHYLSMENIDDIIISNCYPSDKELEQFKDLDLRLVTFGVNLEDGVPELQCRVMFEELHMNRGDVNSNMIRSTQTRVKYKGNNFELFNAPEIIKRGDVVIESSKYGHYAGELQIAKRDMKNTGFSNVVGKVTEEELFILDYLKPWQKFKLKMNE, encoded by the coding sequence ATGAAGAGATTGGGAATTTCGATTTATCCTGAAAAAAGTTCGAAAGAAGAAGTGTTAGAGTATATTGATAAGGCAGCTTATTTTGGATTTTCAAGAATGTTTTCTTGTTTACTTTCAGCGGTAGATGATAAGGAAAAGATAAAGAAAGATTTTAAGGATATAAATAGCTTTGCAAAGTCTAAAGGTTTTGAAGTTATAGTGGATGTTTCTCCGAGTGTTTTTTCTAAACTTGGGATTACATATAATGATTTGAGATTTTTTACAGAAATTCAAGCTGATGGTTTTAGATTAGATGAAGGATTTACGGGAAATGAAGAAGCATTAATGACATTTAATGAGCACGATTTGAAAGTTGAAATCAATGCAAGTATAGATGTTCATACGATAGATATTATTATGGACTATTGCCCAAACAGGTATAATTTGTATGGATGTCATAATTTTTATCCTCACGTTTATTCAGGATTAGATTTTGATTATTTCAATAGATGCACAAATCGTTTCAAAAAATATGGATTGAAAACAGCTGCTTTTGTTACGAGCCAAAACCGAAATACATTTGGACCATGGCCTGTAACACAAGGATTAGTTACTCTTGAGATGCATAGAGATTTATCATTGATGACGCAAGTTAAACATTATTTATCTATGGAAAATATTGATGATATTATAATTTCTAACTGTTATCCATCTGATAAAGAGTTAGAGCAATTTAAAGATTTAGATCTTAGATTGGTAACTTTTGGAGTGAATTTAGAAGATGGAGTGCCTGAACTTCAATGTAGAGTGATGTTTGAAGAACTGCATATGAACAGAGGAGATGTTAATTCAAATATGATTCGATCTACCCAGACTAGAGTTAAATATAAAGGAAATAATTTTGAATTATTTAACGCACCAGAGATAATTAAACGTGGAGATGTTGTAATAGAGAGTAGCAAGTATGGTCATTATGCTGGAGAGTTACAAATTGCGAAAAGAGATATGAAAAATACGGGATTTTCAAATGTTGTTGGAAAAGTAACAGAAGAGGAATTATTTATATTAGATTATTTAAAACCTTGGCAAAAATTTAAATTAAAAATGAATGAATAA
- a CDS encoding aldo/keto reductase has translation MISSLGGKRKLNNGIEIPAFGLGVYKVQDDECAALVRDAIKNGYRLIDTASFYDNEIGTGKGIHEGIKESGLQRKDIFVTTKVWNDGLSYEQTIDSFNKSMDKLQLDYLDLYLIHWPGNPYSFQEPWKALEDLYSQGKIKSIGVCNFNKEHFEDLMKFAKVKPVLNQIEIHPKLTQEDLRKYCEEHDILVQAWSPLMRGKIFTDDVIVELSEKYRKTPAQIILRWHLQQDILVIFKSSNMERVISNADIFDFEIAPEDIQKISSLNENLRTGPDPKVFNFGK, from the coding sequence ATGATAAGTTCTTTGGGAGGTAAACGTAAGCTTAATAATGGAATTGAAATTCCTGCATTCGGTTTGGGTGTTTATAAAGTTCAAGATGATGAATGTGCAGCTCTTGTTAGAGATGCAATTAAAAATGGATATCGTTTGATTGATACAGCATCATTTTATGATAATGAGATTGGTACAGGTAAAGGTATACATGAAGGAATTAAAGAATCCGGATTACAAAGAAAAGATATTTTTGTTACAACGAAAGTTTGGAATGATGGACTTTCTTATGAACAAACTATAGATTCTTTTAACAAAAGTATGGATAAGCTACAACTTGATTATTTGGATTTATATTTAATACATTGGCCAGGCAATCCATATTCTTTCCAAGAACCGTGGAAGGCTTTGGAGGATTTGTATTCTCAGGGAAAAATTAAGTCTATTGGTGTTTGTAATTTTAATAAAGAACATTTTGAGGATCTCATGAAATTTGCTAAGGTTAAACCTGTGCTGAATCAGATTGAAATTCATCCAAAGTTAACTCAAGAAGATTTGAGAAAATATTGCGAAGAACATGATATTTTAGTTCAGGCATGGTCACCTCTTATGAGAGGTAAAATATTTACTGATGATGTGATTGTGGAACTTTCAGAGAAGTATAGAAAAACTCCAGCACAAATAATTCTTCGTTGGCATTTACAACAAGATATTCTAGTTATATTTAAGTCATCGAATATGGAGAGGGTTATAAGTAACGCTGATATTTTTGATTTTGAAATCGCCCCTGAAGATATTCAAAAAATATCTTCATTAAATGAGAATTTAAGGACTGGACCTGACCCAAAAGTTTTTAATTTCGGTAAATAG
- a CDS encoding polyprenyl synthetase family protein translates to MKFEYLKQEVDYEINNLFLNKEGLNKIVYESMSYSLSIGGKRIRPILFLYTYLLFKENYKDVIPFACYIEMIHTYSLIHDDLPSMDNDMLRRGNLTNHVKFSEAVALLSGDGLLTEAFKNMIEFSIKHGMKALYATFVVAKSIDCDGMIGGQVVDIITKNRELNEYTLKYINKNKTGALIKASVLSAAYLGDASDEEVKKLSEYAHYIGLTFQIIDDILDKIGDTQTLGKTSNSDIRNKKFTYVDLYGIDLCKKICEDNTNKAINILNSLNRDVSNLIDFTKYMLNRKF, encoded by the coding sequence ATGAAGTTTGAGTATTTAAAACAAGAAGTTGATTATGAAATAAATAATTTGTTTTTAAATAAAGAGGGTTTAAACAAAATAGTTTATGAATCCATGTCTTATAGTTTATCAATTGGAGGTAAAAGGATTAGGCCGATTTTATTTTTATATACATATTTGCTTTTTAAAGAGAACTACAAAGATGTTATTCCGTTTGCTTGTTATATAGAAATGATTCATACGTACTCGTTGATACATGATGACTTACCTAGTATGGATAATGATATGTTAAGGAGAGGAAATTTAACAAATCATGTGAAATTTAGTGAGGCTGTTGCATTACTTTCTGGTGATGGTCTTTTGACTGAGGCTTTTAAAAATATGATTGAGTTTTCTATAAAGCATGGAATGAAAGCACTTTATGCAACTTTTGTAGTTGCTAAAAGTATTGATTGTGATGGAATGATTGGTGGTCAAGTAGTAGATATTATAACAAAAAATAGAGAACTTAACGAATACACACTAAAGTATATAAACAAGAATAAAACAGGAGCACTTATAAAAGCCTCTGTACTATCTGCTGCATATCTTGGAGATGCGAGTGATGAAGAGGTTAAAAAATTATCTGAATATGCTCATTATATCGGATTAACTTTTCAAATAATTGATGATATTTTGGATAAAATAGGAGATACTCAGACACTTGGAAAAACTTCTAATAGCGATATCCGTAATAAGAAATTTACATATGTTGATTTGTACGGTATTGATTTGTGCAAAAAAATTTGTGAAGATAATACAAACAAGGCTATAAACATACTTAACTCATTGAATAGGGACGTATCTAATTTAATTGATTTTACAAAATACATGTTGAATAGGAAATTTTAA
- the xseA gene encoding exodeoxyribonuclease VII large subunit — translation MKLKKFSVSSLTNYIKVSLESDILLSNVSVSGEVSNYKKHSNGNVYFSLKDNECKINCVMFGKYMEEIDFVDFNDGEKIDILGKISLYGKEGTYQLICYMVEKQGVGDLHKEFEKLKEKLREKGYFDESNKKQIPSFSFNIGIITSKTGAVIQDILNVAKRKNPFINIKVFDSLVQGPEAYKDIIQGIRYFNIENNVDVIIIARGGGSIEDLWAFNNEVLAEEIYKSKIPIVSGVGHETDFTICDFVSDLRASTPTASADICIPDMDSILFLIDSARDSLNKSIDRAIGNFKNRVYEHKMSISSYSPKKILNEKLIKINNVSLSLNKKMKDSIMKFKDQFSELRLKLEKNDINQILDKGFVLVCDENLNIIRDPKNINQENDISLMFKDEIIKGKFIKKEV, via the coding sequence ATGAAACTTAAAAAATTTAGTGTTTCATCTTTGACAAATTATATAAAAGTTAGTCTTGAAAGTGATATTCTTCTTTCAAATGTAAGTGTAAGCGGAGAAGTTTCTAACTATAAAAAACATTCTAATGGCAATGTATATTTTTCTCTTAAGGATAATGAATGTAAAATTAACTGTGTAATGTTTGGGAAATACATGGAAGAAATTGATTTTGTAGATTTTAATGATGGAGAAAAAATTGATATATTAGGGAAAATATCTCTGTATGGCAAAGAGGGAACATATCAACTCATTTGTTATATGGTAGAAAAACAAGGTGTTGGAGATTTACATAAAGAATTTGAAAAGCTTAAGGAAAAACTTAGAGAGAAGGGATATTTTGATGAATCAAACAAGAAACAGATCCCTTCTTTTTCGTTTAATATAGGGATTATAACTTCAAAGACTGGAGCAGTAATACAAGATATTTTAAATGTTGCAAAGAGAAAGAATCCGTTTATCAATATAAAAGTTTTTGATTCACTTGTTCAGGGTCCAGAGGCTTATAAAGATATAATACAAGGTATTAGGTATTTTAATATAGAAAATAATGTTGATGTAATAATAATCGCAAGAGGTGGAGGATCTATAGAAGATCTTTGGGCTTTTAATAATGAAGTTTTAGCTGAAGAGATTTATAAATCAAAGATACCTATAGTAAGTGGAGTTGGTCACGAAACAGATTTTACTATTTGTGATTTTGTTAGTGATTTGAGAGCATCTACTCCTACTGCATCTGCAGATATATGTATACCTGATATGGATTCTATTTTGTTTTTAATTGATAGTGCAAGAGATAGTTTAAATAAAAGTATTGATAGGGCTATTGGAAATTTTAAAAATAGAGTTTATGAGCATAAGATGAGCATAAGTTCCTACTCCCCTAAAAAGATTTTAAATGAGAAGTTGATTAAAATTAACAATGTGTCGCTATCTTTAAATAAGAAAATGAAAGATTCAATTATGAAATTTAAAGATCAGTTTAGTGAATTAAGATTAAAACTTGAGAAAAATGATATAAATCAAATACTTGATAAAGGTTTTGTTTTGGTTTGCGATGAAAATTTAAATATAATTAGAGATCCAAAAAATATAAATCAAGAGAATGATATTTCACTTATGTTTAAAGATGAAATTATAAAAGGAAAATTTATTAAAAAGGAGGTTTAG
- the xseB gene encoding exodeoxyribonuclease VII small subunit, with product MKFEQKMGLLDKIVKELDKGNLSIEEIFDKYKEGIELCNELNGFIKELEGKVEHIESSLKGD from the coding sequence ATGAAATTTGAGCAAAAGATGGGCTTGCTTGATAAAATTGTAAAAGAACTTGATAAAGGCAATTTATCTATAGAAGAAATTTTTGATAAATACAAAGAAGGAATTGAATTGTGTAATGAACTTAATGGATTTATAAAAGAACTGGAAGGTAAGGTTGAGCATATAGAGTCATCTTTAAAGGGAGATTAA
- a CDS encoding PTS fructose transporter subunit IIABC gives MRIIDLLDLNSINLNLNSKNKPDVIDELVNLIEKSGNISDKKLYKDEILKRENQSTTGIGEGIAIPHAKTSVVKKACLAAGVSKDGIDYESLDGSNAHLFFMIAAPEGGNNIHLDVLARLSTMLMDEKFRNSLINAKSSGDFLSLIDKMENEKFVDEKDDALNRDLNLPKVLAVTACPTGIAHTFMAAESLTNKAREMGISIKVETNGSSGIKNALTKEEIENCSGIIVAADKKIEMARFNGKRVIQTKVSDGIHKPEELIKRAVSGDAPIYHSENTKSNDTEFEESSGRKIYKSLMNGVSHMLPFVVAGGILIALAFLFDNYEINPENFGSNTPFAAFLKSTGNIAFEFLLPVLAGFIAVGISDRPAMVIGFVGGILAKNSGAGFLGALIAGFIAGYLVILLKKVFSFLPSSLEGIKPVLLYPLFGTLLISIIMVFVFNPPITFINNSLISFLSNLGTSSKILLGVIVAAMMAIDMGGPINKAAYVFGIASIEAGNFYVMAAVMAGGMVPPLVIALATTFFKNNFTKEEVDAGKVNYIMGLSFITEGVIPFAAANPLRVIPSCAIGAAVTGALTMIFDCTLRAPHGGIFVFPIVGNWVMYLISIFIGSIVGALILGALTKNRMTDK, from the coding sequence ATGAGAATTATTGACTTACTGGATTTAAATTCAATAAATTTAAATCTAAATTCAAAAAATAAACCAGATGTAATTGATGAATTAGTCAATTTAATTGAAAAAAGCGGAAACATATCTGATAAAAAATTATATAAAGATGAAATTTTAAAGCGTGAAAATCAGAGCACAACAGGAATAGGTGAAGGCATTGCGATACCTCATGCCAAAACATCAGTTGTTAAAAAAGCTTGTCTTGCTGCCGGTGTTAGCAAAGATGGTATTGATTATGAATCTTTAGATGGTTCAAACGCACATTTATTTTTTATGATTGCTGCCCCAGAAGGAGGCAACAACATTCATTTAGATGTGCTTGCTAGACTTTCTACTATGTTAATGGATGAAAAATTTCGAAACTCTCTTATAAATGCAAAATCTTCTGGAGATTTTTTATCTCTGATAGACAAAATGGAGAATGAAAAATTTGTTGATGAAAAAGATGATGCGTTAAATCGTGATTTAAATTTACCAAAAGTTCTTGCTGTCACTGCATGCCCAACAGGTATAGCTCATACTTTTATGGCTGCTGAATCTTTAACAAATAAAGCTCGTGAAATGGGTATTAGCATTAAGGTTGAAACAAATGGATCTTCTGGAATCAAAAACGCATTAACAAAAGAAGAAATTGAAAATTGTAGTGGAATAATAGTTGCTGCAGACAAGAAAATTGAAATGGCAAGATTTAATGGCAAAAGAGTTATACAAACAAAAGTATCTGATGGAATACATAAACCAGAGGAATTAATCAAGCGTGCCGTTTCTGGGGATGCTCCTATTTATCATTCCGAAAACACTAAAAGTAATGATACAGAATTTGAAGAAAGTTCTGGAAGAAAAATATATAAAAGCTTAATGAATGGCGTATCTCATATGTTGCCATTTGTTGTTGCGGGAGGAATTTTAATTGCACTTGCTTTTTTATTCGATAATTACGAAATAAATCCAGAAAATTTTGGATCAAATACACCTTTCGCGGCATTTCTTAAATCAACTGGAAATATAGCATTTGAATTTTTATTACCAGTACTTGCTGGATTTATCGCCGTAGGTATCTCTGATAGACCTGCTATGGTTATTGGTTTTGTTGGAGGAATTCTAGCAAAAAATAGTGGTGCTGGATTTTTAGGAGCATTAATTGCCGGATTTATCGCTGGATATTTAGTTATTTTACTTAAAAAAGTTTTCTCATTTTTACCAAGCTCACTTGAAGGAATTAAACCTGTACTATTATATCCGCTATTTGGTACTTTATTAATCAGCATCATAATGGTATTTGTATTCAATCCACCTATTACATTTATAAACAATAGTCTTATTTCATTTTTATCAAATCTCGGAACTAGTTCAAAAATTTTATTAGGAGTTATAGTTGCTGCTATGATGGCAATAGATATGGGCGGACCTATTAACAAAGCGGCATATGTATTTGGTATCGCATCAATTGAAGCTGGAAACTTCTATGTAATGGCTGCAGTTATGGCTGGTGGAATGGTTCCACCTTTAGTAATAGCTCTTGCTACAACTTTCTTTAAAAACAATTTCACTAAAGAAGAAGTTGACGCAGGAAAAGTTAACTATATAATGGGATTGTCTTTTATAACAGAAGGAGTAATTCCATTTGCAGCAGCTAATCCTCTTAGAGTTATACCTTCTTGTGCTATAGGTGCTGCAGTTACTGGTGCATTAACAATGATATTTGACTGTACACTTAGAGCACCTCATGGAGGAATCTTTGTATTTCCAATTGTTGGTAATTGGGTAATGTATTTAATTTCAATTTTTATTGGATCAATTGTTGGAGCTTTAATCCTTGGAGCATTAACAAAAAATCGTATGACTGATAAATAA
- the nusB gene encoding transcription antitermination factor NusB has protein sequence MSGYRSKSRELLLQILFCSNFNQINQKYKKLIDDFEEEFMENDCDINMKFLNKEYCLNVLNGIDLHRDEIDNLIQNNLKRWKINRIAKIDLSILRLAVYEMCFDGLPPKIAINEALNLTKTYSVEKSKGYINGVLDSIKKSREDSINET, from the coding sequence ATGAGTGGTTATAGAAGTAAATCAAGAGAATTACTTTTACAAATTTTATTTTGTTCAAATTTTAATCAAATTAACCAAAAGTATAAGAAATTGATAGATGATTTTGAAGAAGAGTTTATGGAAAATGATTGTGATATTAATATGAAGTTTTTAAATAAAGAGTATTGTTTGAATGTTTTAAATGGAATAGATCTTCATAGAGATGAAATTGATAATCTTATACAAAATAATTTAAAAAGATGGAAAATAAATAGAATAGCAAAAATAGATCTATCAATTCTTAGACTAGCCGTTTATGAAATGTGTTTTGATGGATTGCCTCCAAAAATTGCAATAAACGAGGCATTAAATCTTACAAAAACTTATAGTGTAGAGAAATCAAAGGGATATATTAATGGAGTTTTGGATTCTATAAAAAAGTCGAGAGAGGATAGCATTAATGAAACTTAA
- the pfkB gene encoding 1-phosphofructokinase, with product MIYTFTLNPSIDYIIKLDKLNENCVNIVNSNDVCVGGKGINVSKILSEFEIKSKALGFISGFTGKFVEESLKSNNITSDFVSVENNFSRINIKMKIGESETEINGLGPRISDPHVQLLNNKIDAINDGDIVILSGSIPSSLSDNFYQDILDRLKSKNIKVIVDARKNLLLNSLKYKPFLIKPNNHEVAEIFNLSDPSMENLIECGKKLKKMGATNVLISLGKDGAILINEFDEIYSSNIPNGVLKNSVGAGDSMVAGFIAGYLKTNDYAQALRLGAASGSATAFSENLAKISLINLLINQIQITKL from the coding sequence ATGATTTATACTTTTACATTAAATCCTTCTATCGATTACATAATAAAGCTAGATAAATTAAATGAAAATTGTGTAAATATAGTAAACTCCAATGATGTGTGTGTTGGTGGAAAAGGTATAAACGTATCCAAAATTTTAAGTGAATTCGAAATTAAAAGTAAAGCATTAGGTTTCATTAGTGGCTTTACTGGAAAGTTTGTTGAAGAATCTCTCAAAAGCAATAATATCACAAGCGATTTTGTAAGCGTAGAAAATAATTTTTCACGCATCAATATTAAAATGAAAATTGGGGAAAGCGAAACCGAAATTAATGGATTAGGTCCCAGAATATCAGATCCTCATGTGCAACTTTTAAATAATAAAATTGATGCAATTAACGATGGGGATATTGTTATATTGTCAGGCAGTATACCAAGTTCACTATCAGACAATTTTTATCAAGATATTCTAGATAGACTCAAATCCAAAAATATAAAAGTGATTGTTGATGCCAGAAAAAATTTATTACTTAATTCACTTAAGTATAAACCATTTTTAATAAAGCCGAATAATCACGAAGTAGCAGAAATATTTAATTTGTCTGATCCTAGTATGGAAAATTTAATTGAATGTGGAAAAAAGTTAAAAAAGATGGGTGCTACAAATGTTCTGATATCTTTAGGAAAAGATGGAGCAATTCTGATAAACGAATTTGATGAAATTTATTCAAGCAATATACCTAATGGTGTTTTGAAAAACTCAGTTGGAGCTGGAGATTCAATGGTTGCTGGATTCATAGCTGGATATTTAAAAACAAATGATTATGCTCAAGCTTTAAGACTTGGAGCAGCTAGTGGAAGTGCAACTGCATTTTCAGAAAACTTAGCTAAAATATCTTTGATAAATCTTTTGATAAATCAAATACAAATTACGAAATTATAA